A genomic region of Vitis vinifera cultivar Pinot Noir 40024 chromosome 7, ASM3070453v1 contains the following coding sequences:
- the LOC100259580 gene encoding uncharacterized protein At4g13230 has product MASLAMTITLPKVRQAGSVVVRNRWNSRVFVHCTPRYCQTSARDEGSDAADKAVEAVKQGVNATVQGGQELKDKAASTAEDMTQKTKEVAGKVSETVQDITEKAKQTVQGAWGSVKETVAGKTEEAKECVKDNAETVKRNMNTKN; this is encoded by the exons ATGGCAAGCTTAGCCATGACAATCACTCTTCCCAAGGTTCGCCAAGCTGGTTCAGTAGTTGTAAGGAACCGATGGAACTCTAGGGTTTTTGTCCACTGTACACCAAGATATTGTCAG ACGAGTGCACGCGATGAGGGTTCAGATGCAGCTGACAAGGCGGTCGAGGCTGTGAAACAAGGTGTAAATGCAACCGTGCAGGGTGGCCAAGAACTAAAAGACAAGGCAGCTTCTACTGCTGAGGAT ATGACCCAGAAAACCAAAGAGGTTGCTGGAAAGGTGTCAGAGACGGTCCAGGATATCACCGAGAAAGCAAAACAAACAGTTCAAGGCGCATGGGGATCGGTTAAGGAGACGGTGGCAGGGAAGACTGAGGAAGCCAAGGAATGTGTCAAAGATAATGCGGAGACTGTGAAGCGTAATATGAACACCAAGAAttga